Part of the Dehalococcoidia bacterium genome, AAGATCATCATGTATAGCTTTAAGTTCTTCGGTTCCACCTTCAATCACGAATGCAACGTGACCCAATCCTAATGTACCGCGAGTATGCTCTCCTCTCGCTTTAAACAAACCTATGTCATGATGCTGCCGTCCAAATGACATAAATGCGCCTGGGTTTTCTTCCCATCTGGTGACTTCCATGCCCAATTTATCTCTATAAAATTCGACTGCTGTAGCCACATCACTAACATTCAAAACTGTATGACCAACTCTTTCAATCCGAGGCATACATACCTCCTTTGATATCAAATTATACTCTTCTAAGTCATTGAAATTATATTCGAAAAATCAAAGTTTCAAGTTTATTTAGTCTAGCAACCGTCCCGCATTTGGTACCCGAACCGAACATCCTAGTAAGCGCATAATGTACCAAATACTAGCCTGTATGCCCCCTACAACAGGAATTCCTAAGTCTTTTTCCAATCTCAAGATGGCAGGCATTACTCTCCATGCGCCTCCAAATAGGTAAATTCCGTCACATTTTTTGTGTACCGAAAGTGCCTCAAGGGAAAATTCATACACTTGCTCTGGTGTAATCCTGTCAGCATGCTCAAACGCAGATTGAATTCCATTCATTGCAAGTACATTGAATCCTGCATCTGAAAGATATTTGGTAAAAACTTGATTCTGCTCTTCAGGGGTATAAGTTATACCCACCAAATTATTTATATTTAAAAATTTGAGCGCATTTGTTAAAGCCTGTGGTGCAAATGCCACAGGGATTTCATATTTTTCAGTAAGTTCAAGAGAGAGTTCTTCAGCTTTTTGGTACCCGAGGATCATTGAAGGCGGAGCACCTTCAACATAAATAGCATCTACCTCAAGTTCTGCAAGCTCTTCAATACGCTCAAGCACCGGACTCAGGATTTTTTTAAACTCAGATGTTGAACCCTGCCTGACACCTGCATGCATCGGAATGACACCAACACCTTCCGGGAGGTAACGGATTGTTTCCTCTAACGATCCGGGTCTGTAGGTTGGCTTGATTAAGCCAACCGTTCCTTTGACCCCATACGCCCATCGTCTATCAGTATCATTTTGATTCATTGGTATTAAAACCTACGCTTATTTAACCCCACTTAGCACCACCATATATATCCAATGCCGTGCCATTAACCCACTCAGCGGCGTCAGAAGCGAGGTAAACTGCAGCATTTGCAACGTCCTGGGGCGTTCCAAAGCGCTCTACTCCAATACCCATCCGAATGCCATCAAGGACCTCTTCTGTTCTGCCTTCACGTATGACGGGAGAGTCAATAAACCCTGGATTTATGCAATTTACTCTTACAAGAGGAGCCCATTGCGTAGCCATTGCCTTGGACAAGTAGATCACCGCTGCTTTAGTGATGTTGTAGACGGTCATATGCGGAGGACCCCAACCCCCCCAGCCACGACCTACACCGCCCATGGATCCCATATTTATTATGGTCCCCCCACCTTGTTTTTGCATCTGCGGCACCACCAAAGCAGATGCTCTTATGAGGCTTTTCACATTGAGATCTAGGCAACCCATGATGTCCTGATCAGTAAGATCTAAAAGAGGAGCTCTTTTGAAATCCTCAGCCACTGCGCCCCCGGCATTATTTACTAGAACATCAATTCTTCCATAATGCTCGATGGTTTGCTGTACCATAGCCTCAAGTTGAGCCGAATCCCTGACGTTCGTTGGCACAGTAAGGCAATCTCCACCCTCATTTTCAATTTCTAGCCTTATTGCGTCGAGTTTCTCAGGTGTCCGTGCTGCAACAACAACTTTCGCACCATTCCTCGCGTATTCAAGCGCAATACCTCTGCCTATGGTTTCACTACCACCCGTTACGATAGTAACTTTCCCATTTAATGAAAAATCTACTGGCTTGCTCAATTAGAGCCTCCTCAAAAATTATTATTAATTCCTTATGGTGTAGTTCCTGCTGCAGTTAATCGTCGTTTTGCCTCTTCGTAGAGATCAGGAATTAAAGGGCCTTTCGATGAAGCATTAAGGTTAGCCTGCAGATGTTCGATATTCACTGTCCCAACGATATTAGTGTTCATATGTGGGTGTGATTCAGTAAATCGGATAATGAATTCCATTCGGGATTGCCCATGGTCGAGCAAATCATCCATCCCAGCCTTTTCCCACACATCAAGTAATTCAGGATTTCTCTCAGCTGCTCTTTGCTCTTTGCTTGGCGCACCACGCGCAGCTCCACCACGAATGATAGTTCCTGCACCTGCACCAGATGCCATTGATATCAAATCTTCATGCTCTCTTTGTGAAGCAGAGTACGGGATTTGAAAAGCGTCAAATGCTCCCATCTCTATATGATCAGCCAAGTTAGGTATTGTACCTGACATACCTAAAAATCTTATCT contains:
- a CDS encoding SDR family oxidoreductase, whose amino-acid sequence is MSKPVDFSLNGKVTIVTGGSETIGRGIALEYARNGAKVVVAARTPEKLDAIRLEIENEGGDCLTVPTNVRDSAQLEAMVQQTIEHYGRIDVLVNNAGGAVAEDFKRAPLLDLTDQDIMGCLDLNVKSLIRASALVVPQMQKQGGGTIINMGSMGGVGRGWGGWGPPHMTVYNITKAAVIYLSKAMATQWAPLVRVNCINPGFIDSPVIREGRTEEVLDGIRMGIGVERFGTPQDVANAAVYLASDAAEWVNGTALDIYGGAKWG
- a CDS encoding VOC family protein — protein: MPRIERVGHTVLNVSDVATAVEFYRDKLGMEVTRWEENPGAFMSFGRQHHDIGLFKARGEHTRGTLGLGHVAFVIEGGTEELKAIHDDLVSKGVEILPMIDYGYTRSFYINDPDGNRIEIYCELLEPLSAKKFMINREGKGKVFEWDEVLDDSGRSDHGVSKLHR